The sequence below is a genomic window from Syntrophales bacterium.
GAAAAGAATCGTGCCGGTGACGTTTTTCGGGTTTTCTAAAATGTCCAGTGAGGAGAAAGAGATGCCGCGGGTGGAGGCGGCTCCCTGAAATGTCCGGTCCATGCCGATCCGGCCCGATCCTTCGATTGTCTCTCCCGGAGCGGTGACCGCTTGAAAGGACGTGACGGTAAGGCCCTGTTCTTCCAGGAGAGCGAACGCCCTGAAACTCCGGACGGACTGTAGCCCCGTCTCCAGATTATCGACTCGGATCTCAAGTCTTGCCGAAGGCGCGTGAAGGGTTCCTCCCAGCATGGCCTCGACGGTTGCCGAACCTTTGAGTGGAGCCGCACCGAAGGCCGGGGCAAGCTTCTCGAGACGGGCTATGTTCAGACCGGCCGTCCCTTCGAGGGCTTCGGAAACCAGGTCGAGGGCTCCGGAGAGGCTGAAAAACTCCTCATCAGCCATGGCCAGTGAGGTTTCCACCGTCATTTTCCCCGCGCCGGCCGCCAGGTCCGATTGAAGTCTCAGGGACGGGAAAGGCTCTCCGCGGGGAAGACGCAGGCCGTCAAGGCGGACCGTCGCCTCCGCTTGTGCCGCGAGGCGTCCCGGATCGATTCCTCGCCCCCGGATGGTCATCGTCGACGTCAGCACCCCTTCGATATCAGCCGCCCCGGGGTGTATCTGTGCGAGGGGGCACGGTTCCTGCTCGAGCTCCAGCCGGTAGGCAAGGGCGTTCCAGGAGGATGTCCCGATGGAAGTCGTGAATCCTTCGGGGAAAACCTCCTTCACACTGACGATCCCGGTGATTCGTGCCCGCAGTGTCCCGGCCCCGAGAACGACCGGGTCGATGAAAATCTCCCGGTCTTCCAGCCTGATCGAGCCGTCGATGAAGTCCGCCGGTGATTCCCCGGGATGGGCTGACCGCTGGTTTACCGAGAGAAGAATATGGGGGTTGTCCGGTCTGCCCCGGAGGAACGCCTTCGTCTCCAGAACGCCCGAAAGGATCGGATTCACCGATGTGACGCGCCCGAGCTCATCAAGGCACAGGCTAGTCTCCAGGGACAGATCCATGTCCGGATCGGTGAGCACCGATGTGACGCGGCCCCGCAAGAGCGCCCGAGATTCTTCCGTTTCCAGGAGCCAGGAGAGGTTTTCAAGATTCCCCCGATTCCAGGAGCCTTCCAGGGCCATGGTGGCAAGACTGTACACCCTGTCGCCATCGTAAAACCGGGCCGTCGCAAGCGCCAGGCGAAGAAGAGCCCGCTCGTCCAGAAGATTGCCCCGGGCCCGAAGGGTTATACCTCCGGCTTCGAGACGTCCCGAGCCGGAAGGCAGCGCGAGGCTGAAAGAGCCGTCAACGAGCCGGGCCTCTTTGACAACAACGTTCCGGGGCATGATCGCACGTTCCGTACCACCACCGGTTGTTTCAGGGCCCCCTCCGACAGGCTCCAGCGCCCGCACAATGTCGATTCCGCCTTCTTCATCCATCGTCAGCACTGCCCAGGGTCGTTCGAGGGAAATCCATTTCAGGGTGATGACTCCGCGCACAAGATCGGAACGAGAGAAGAGGGCATGCAGACGGTCGAAACCGGCGATCTGCCGGTTGCCGGGATCGTGAAGCGAGAAGTTCAGGATTTCGAGTTCTCCACGCCACAGGGAGCAGCGTGCCTGTGACCAGGAGAGGGAGCCCGCAACGGCATCGTTTATTCCGGATTGAACCAGCCGTTGACCGCGGTCACTCTCGAGAAAAAGGGATATCCCCGCAAGGACGGCTGTAACCGTGAGGAAGGCCGCCAGCGCTGTGACAGCGACGGCGCGCCGGATCTTCTGCTTCATAGTGCCATGCCGGTTCCGGGACGTGCCCGCCGGATGTGCCGTGAGGCCCGCATCCGGGTTGTTCGTTCTGTCTGCCTGTCAATCGGTTTTATCGACTGAAGGAGACGCCTGGAGAGACCGGGTTCCGGCAGAGACGGCGGCCTGTTCCGCTTCCAGTTTCCTGAGTTTCTTCGCGAGGTTCCGGTTCGTCCTCCAGAGGGAG
It includes:
- a CDS encoding translocation/assembly module TamB; translation: MKQKIRRAVAVTALAAFLTVTAVLAGISLFLESDRGQRLVQSGINDAVAGSLSWSQARCSLWRGELEILNFSLHDPGNRQIAGFDRLHALFSRSDLVRGVITLKWISLERPWAVLTMDEEGGIDIVRALEPVGGGPETTGGGTERAIMPRNVVVKEARLVDGSFSLALPSGSGRLEAGGITLRARGNLLDERALLRLALATARFYDGDRVYSLATMALEGSWNRGNLENLSWLLETEESRALLRGRVTSVLTDPDMDLSLETSLCLDELGRVTSVNPILSGVLETKAFLRGRPDNPHILLSVNQRSAHPGESPADFIDGSIRLEDREIFIDPVVLGAGTLRARITGIVSVKEVFPEGFTTSIGTSSWNALAYRLELEQEPCPLAQIHPGAADIEGVLTSTMTIRGRGIDPGRLAAQAEATVRLDGLRLPRGEPFPSLRLQSDLAAGAGKMTVETSLAMADEEFFSLSGALDLVSEALEGTAGLNIARLEKLAPAFGAAPLKGSATVEAMLGGTLHAPSARLEIRVDNLETGLQSVRSFRAFALLEEQGLTVTSFQAVTAPGETIEGSGRIGMDRTFQGAASTRGISFSSLDILENPKNVTGTILFDMTGSGTFADPVIDGTLSLTNLSFNGQPHTDCTAGAGLRDGIVRLQARAGFSLDASYVLDSGDFSATLESDALDLAPWFHIAGFSDMEGRLTARLNVLGNAGDPLNSAGRAELRSVLIESADFGSLKAEDVVITCDRKEITLPRTTLYLSHGRHLTLEGSLDLDGPLSIAAEGDFPLSPAGSIVEDLDDLTGSAAFSARVTGTLADPDISADLVIRNGGFRVYSVISPVFHGINGTIRFRGSTVTIDGIQGFMDSGTVAVNGTVLLRNLKPAVMDVTLEGRDIPIEIPDTMNGRLHAFLSLKGRDARFDLTGDITLLEALYYRDVTLRHISDAVLSAARGAPPPPARTDDLLDSVTVNLSIGHRTPLLVNNNIAHMELVPDLRVSGTPARPVVNGRIFVRSGAIYYQRREFAVRKGVVDFLNPYRTEAVLDIESTVSINQRRITLLVTGPPDLLVFNLSSEPPEEQGELLSLLLTGKTTRELTGGSGDMAQTTAAMVASIINAAMAEDVRQTTGLDIFEVEAIDTESDLFSDRFRVTLGKELSRRLAVKYSFQTEQGELVQRVSTEYRLLEHILAAAFQDNTGVFGGGLRFRLEFY